From the genome of Pseudoliparis swirei isolate HS2019 ecotype Mariana Trench chromosome 1, NWPU_hadal_v1, whole genome shotgun sequence:
tccctatatttagtttggcatgattcccaagccacattatcgagtgctttatttgccttataatctaaggcgactcgaagcagcagctccacttcgctgtctgtccatacaaatgaacctcgcgccatatttactcgaaaggaaaaggaagttgatcgtgtttttcgtagttgttgttggttttgagaattctgattggtttgcatgtctttatccttctcgttacactgccgactacaggtttggcatagttatgatggcgcccgggggcgtataaacagaaacttttttgaaaacgaccttatgtctacgacgttatttttgaaaacggagggccagaaatatttgtttctgtaaatacccggctatgtgtaaatgtggccttagACTCTCAAGAGGAACAGCTTTAAAACAAGGCATGCGTGTGGATATGTATATCTGTATCCTATGTCAAACACCGTGGCTTTTTGGAGTAGAGAGGGAAGTTCAGACGTTTGCATGTGTGCCCTTACAGCCGGTGGATTTGCCCTTTTGTGAGTTCTCTGACTTTCGTTTATTGGAAACACCAACACCTCCCTTTCTTTAACCCTTTTTTTCATGCATTTCTTCCTCGCAACTCGTGTACTTTCGGTTTTGAAGGTTTAAATGAATCCCTTTGATTTAGTCAGACACGTCAGACTCTCTTCTGGGAAACGGAaatcctccttttcctccatgACATCGTGAATGAATAAGTCATAACGCTCCCGTCTTTTTCTTGAGATTCGGTTGCATCATCGTCGATCCTGTCCATGACCCTTGAGTGAAACCAGAGCAGGGAAATGAGTTTTCCAgtctgtgtgggtctgtgaATCAGACGTGATTATAACTGCTGAACAGAGATGTAATCACACAGTCCCTTTCACCCAATTCCACTATGTTGAAATATTCAAGACCTCGTGGTTTTCAGAGATCTCTGATGCGATAATGCCGTGGTCATCAAACTGGGCTGTCTTGCAGATATGAATTGTAATTCGCTGAGCCTTACTATGTAAAGTATATGCCAGTTGCTATACTATACTCGATGATTGCAGATAGTTGTAATAATATCTTTTGGAGGAACTATTACGTTTGCTGTCACATGTTTTAATAGCTCTGCTTTTGAAATGTAAACCAGTATGCTTAAAATCTTCTTTATGCTTTttatttgaaggtttcaaacgAGGAGCAGATCCAGGAATGCCTGAGCCCACAGTATTGAGGTAAATACAGTTTGTTTTGCGATGCATGCTTGATGCTAAAGGGGGTTCTCGCAGCATTGCACCCAAGGCACCTCTTGCCATGAGTGGTGGAATAGTTGGACTAATTGTTAACTAGGTGTAGATTTCAATTCATCAATTGGCACCAAAATGAAATCTGTATTTCTGAGTTGTGATCTCGTGGAAAGTCATAACAATTAAAAACCTAATCATTTCATTTAACTTTATGGTTCTCAATAATTTGCTGCGCATTTAAGATGTCAAGAATGTTGCTATTTTTTGTCCGTTATCTACTCATCAGAAATATTTATATCGTAGCAAAGTGCGTCataagatgaagaaaaaaaggcgcCTTGGACTCCTGTAAATCCTGTCGATTCATTTATCGAGGAGTTAGCTATTTTTATCTTTAGTAAGTGAGAGAAATAAGGTGAATGTAATGCATTGTACAGTTGGTTACTTGGAAAGAAATTCCCGATGGTACATTTTTCAGTGATGATACATTAGCACTTGGGTGAACTGTGGAATTTCTAGttgaatgttttatttctcttttctgtAGTTTGCTTTGGGGCTAAAGAACGTCTCCACACAGCCGGCCCCCTCCCCTCACCGAGGCCATGTGACCCACCTGTCATTGGAAATCCAGGACATTATTTCTTTACTTCCCTCTCCATAAATCATACTGTCCAATATCCGAGAAGTAATGAATGCATGTTACGCGTGGCCATGCTGTTCATGTCCACACATGCAGACGTAGAGATGCATCGAGTGTGGCTACTACACGGACGGAAGATATTTGCATCAACAAGCTGGAATCACTTCATTCCTAAAAATATGTGGTGCTGACTGGATTATCTGTTGGTGTGTTGCTGGGAATGTGACGGCGATGTTTGGATACACCATTCATtccatgttttcctttttttaaatttgtaatttaagaAATTCTGAGAATAAATCCACAAAGAACTGAGTCACGTCGATCACTGCATtggttttgtctttctttttttgcggTTTGACCGCATAGTTCCCGGCCTCCTATGAAAGCCAACAGATTAAATATATGATGGCTCGTGGAAAATGTCAATGTTATTGCAACCCTGCAATGTGTGAAGTGTTGGAATGAAGAAACGTGATTTAAtagatacatttttatttctgcaTGAGTACAAAATATGAATTCCAGTCACTTGTTGGTCATGTGCGTATAGAACACAGCTCATCCCATAATAAATTCAACCGCAAATTCAGTTTcacaatgtaaataaaaaaatatactgtGAACAGTAAATTGTTGTAATTTGTgactcaaaaaatatatattataaaaagtaATAGTCTTAACTGCTGCTCAAGTAATGTCTTTGTAATTCATTGACACAAACATAACTTAGTGCAAGAACCCCACCATCATGAACTTTACAttgataataaataacaattgtCACCGAgtataaatagaataaataagtTGCGCAGTAGTGGCCAATTCAGGCCCGAGTCCTTTGAGATTTACACAACCATATTGTCAAACGTGCAGTCATTCCCTCTTAAAATCTAAAACACTTCAGTGTGAGAACAGCAGTGTCAACGCCACCCATTTTCCATGAGATAGTGCTTCATAAATATTTTTGAGTTATCTCATCTTTAAACTTTCGGCTATAGTAACTGATGGGTGCCAAAAGCCTGTCGGCcattcttcccttcctcctttttAGTAATAGCTCTTTTGCTATCGACGAGGAAGTGGTGGAGCTGGCGCAGGATGCTGTGTGCAGTCATCTTTCTCTGGAAGGCGTCGAGGTGGTCGAGGCCCGCCAGCAGCTGCGCCTCCTGGCTGCTGCTCAGTGCTGTGACCTGTTCCGGGTTCCTCATCTGTGGGGCAGAAGTGAAAGTGGGATAACATGATCAAGCAGTGCTGTATCGTAATAATAACCCGAGGATGTAATCCAATTTCTTCCTAGGTAATTGACATCAAGTCGTGATCAAAACTGTAAATAGTCGAGCACTTTTTGATGATGCACTTTTATTTTAGTACAATTTTGAATGCACACCTTTTACTAAAAATGGAGTGTTGCTATTTTTACCTGATCAAAGCATCTCAATCTCATTCACATCGTCACAAATGGATGAGCTTGCATCTCAGACCCACCTTGTGTTTGATCAGGTTGATCAGGAGGCCGCTGTAGTATTTGACCACGGAGCAGATCAAGTTGCCGGGGTACTCCTTCTCCACATGCTTGAGAAGAACCGTGTAAATACGCAGGCCGTGGGCCAATCTGTGGAGACAAGCCTCctgcaggagagaggaagaagattaACATCAGTGCTCAACCAGTTTCTTATATCAGTGTAACGGGGCaaggaaggaggagacacaCACCTTGCTGAAGTTGGAGAGAGGACAGCCTGCTGGAAGGGATGGCACTTTGTAGTTCTCCAGAAAATGATATTTCACCTCATGTTGGAATTCATCTTCAAACTGAGTGGTTATGAATAAAAGATGGAGGTCAGTTGAGCCTGTTTACTTAAACATGCTCAGAAAGTGAGAAGAAAGTCAGCCCACTCTTCTCTTCACATGAAATGAAACTCAGTTCCGTGACGTTTCCTGGAAGACAAACCGCTTACCTCCTTCTGGTGGCGTCTGGTTGCGCCAAGGACCGCGTGCCAGACCGGTGAGACGCCCAGTAGGTCAGAGGGCCCCGCCTGCTCCTCACCTGAGGGCTCACCTGCCGGCATGTCGGTGGGCGTGTCTACGAGCGGAGCTCCGGAAGCGGACAGCAGCAGAGCGGCCAGCGTCACCGCAGAGAGGAAGACACGCGGACTGAAAGGGTGCTGACTGACTTTTGAGGGCATGTTGAGCTGCTGGGAGGCACTTGTTGAGCTTCCACTGGTGATGCTGAGGGCCAGAAGAGGTTGCGTTGGCTTTGCCACGAGCCGTCATTTTATATTCTTCAGACGGGAGGGACTTCCCAATATCACCCTGCAACGGGCACGAAATCAAAGGCTTGCGTCAAGCATCCGGTCTGGCATCCGGCTGATGGTGATTTCATGTTGATGGCACATGTTAATCATCAAAATGACCAGAGGTAGCatcaatgttgtgtttacaggaTAGTTGTAATTAAAGGATAAACTTaactttttaaacacacacacatagtcctGGGGGGAAAGTCCAATGATATTTCTCGCCAAATAATTTGAAGGGAAACTCCATCTAGCCTATAACCATTTGCATAGCATGATAGATTAAATACATGGTGACTGGAAGTCAATTATGTATTGGATTATTTATTTCAATCCCACACTGAGGGATTAGTTTCATGTCCAGTCAATGTGTAGGAGTGTTAATCCGATAAAATGATCAATATCTGCCACACTGGTCTATCAaatagttattattatgattctGGTAATGAATCTACGGAATAAAGACCACAATGACATCTTTGTACAAGTTTAATTGGCGCACGTGTTTTGTCTCATGCAATCCGTgattttcttcttgtttcttcaCAGTTCTCATGTTCCTTTTCCAATATTAGTCAAGACTTTCCATGAGTAAGTTTGATGAGGTCGTACTTTAAAAACACATCCTGATCACACAGCGTGTAAGATCATATTAATTTGAAATGAATGTGACAATGATCAGCAATATGATCAAATACGGaactttaaatacaaatacatttcacTCAAATTGTTCCTTGAGTTTTTGTGAATTACAATGTAGTATCACACTTACCTGTTTGAGTTATCACAATACATGTGATTATAGCTCATATTGGTGATGGGGGCACTTTACAATATGATGATAATAAAGCAAACGCTTTCTAATTATTTGGTTTCAGCCTATCTGGAAGACACTAATTGGCATTCTAGAATTGGTGCTTTGAGCTGTTTTCTCAGACAGATCATTTCACATCtttcacaaaataaatgttgggACACCACAGGGCACAATGCGAAGCCCATCGACGTCTCCCTCATAGAAATGCTTCCTTTCACTATCTGTGAAATGTATATCAGCCAGCCATCTTATGATCAAAGTCTGGATATTATTTATCTGAAGCCAAATCAACACTAAACTAAGATGTAAAAATGGTAAACAAACTAATGAGCCCCTAATGTGGTCATAGACTCGTAATACTGTTTTCATCTTCTCTTTATTGTTTGCAGGATGGAAATGTTTGTCCAACATGGAGAAACTGTTTCTTGACTACagtaaaataacacacacacacacacacacacacacacacacacacacacacacacacacacacacacacacacacaggcacacacatagTTCACGTCACATATTCTTTTGAGGTTGTTTTGATAAGATGGGCTATTACTGTACCATCTAGCACAATGCTCTATACTTCCTGTGTATTCTtgactccctccctccatttcCTGGAACGCTCCACTGCTTTGATAATTGGTAAATCCGAAACAAAAAAATTCCTGgtaaaaatactttttacatTCACTATCTTGGGGCCAAATGTTGTCTTGTAGAAATGACTCAGACTTGGAATAGCTCACACTGGTTTGGGTGTATTCGACAACCTTTTTCTTCAAGTTTAGTGCTTTATGTGTATAATTCACAGTTACTCACGCACAGGCAcgagcacagacattttggggggcaggtgctcaaaccaaaaaaaagggcacccattgccaaaaaaaaactctgacagagttgaagcataagcagcaatacattgatgatgctgtcctcgacctgcgtttcctctgggcagcatcagaccactagtttacattttctttatgaataaagatgaattattatatagcaacaacagtacaaccattctgattggctaatgggtcgtcatcagtggcgggccgtgggcctggggcctgggccttcagtgaggtcctacacagtcccacccgaattaatccacctcttattactatcattatgatgccatggctttagaccagggctgctcaatacgtcgatcgcggcgtagtattggtagatcgcatgacatttaaaaaaattggcccgcccctgtcattttctctatagcacatctttgttcatttattaaactaaacagccgtctgatgttgatcgtatctacacaacagcatgtcatttctctcggctctccgtctcgcgcgctgcagaatgcatcgggacggagaaaaagaagaaaaaaaagtcacttgcactagtttgttcactaaacagggcattgtcgcacccaaagcagatttcaagtatatgctcgaccaaatcgacatcttctcctccttccgccattgtgggttgaaaaaacagctttgtagtccgcgaattaattcctttatcaaattcagtttcctagttctgaggttttgcatctacctgcccataggccccgcctctcaatattggtaatccaatcaaaagacgtgcagcactccgcctgctagctggctcctgtgccggttccggggccttctagaaggcctagaggagccaactctaaagctgattggttgacacaacatcgtcattcccattcacttgaagctaccagcgcccgcaatgttgattctgaaggcctaagggcagatgttagccccctggcaacacacgatggctgaatatgattggataaaagatctagcataaagaccagccctccaaatctcaacctggcgctggcagcagcgcaaccaagaggaacgctatgaaattaagagaataactcttactctgggaaataattgaatacatatttgtgggaaaatatatttagaaaaaaatatatattctgatgatgtttaggtcagcagagaaggccttgctggccctgacggcccgccactggtcgtcatgccagccacgtattgccctcctcgctggtctgatatggatccgtattgcctctgacctcatttccaaaatgagcgatattgatagacatcaacagccaagagcagtggtcctcaaactaaggcccgcgggccggatacggcccgcctctacatttggcccggccctctaaacaaggccgtatgattttttttttcagtctggccacgcaaatcctcgactagcccctgttaaatagaacgaaataagaattatatatatctctctctctctcttctctcttctctctctctccctctctattctctaaacataactaacttcagtaaacagctgcaaagctttgaaatcactgatttcgtgagtttttatttaattaattttttcaggaaacgtcggaccagttgtgacgtcatgttttcagcagcgctaatgttgtggttgatttatcacaaaacaacgtcaggggacaaaccgTCATGACCTGCGTGTCATGCTGcgtgtcagaggagaaggaggtgcagccttttggtggcgcgaggagcactgcgcgagcaccaagtggaggaggaggagggagcggcgcggcgggggaagggggagggggaggcgggcgggttggctcgtgagcgccgcggagcatgtcggggcaagATTCTcgcaagaactcaaataaatgccccgtcggatatcaaaacacatttggggggagttgacgacagagagagaaacttttattcttaaatactgatgaatgaaaaaagtggctccagcaaaaaagggcactttactcatccagggcaaaagggctggtgcttgagcaccactaggggtctatctgtgcacgtgcctgctcacGCACATTATTTCCTTGTAATTTCTTGGACGAGAATAAAAAGGAAGTCATCAGACAAACCagtatactttaaaaaaaaacattctaagAAAAGTCAACTTCCTCCAGATTTTCTGTTATGTTTTTACAACTGTATTTCTTCCTTCACATTCTCCTTTCAAATACAATAATTACTTGCTAACAACTTTGCTTCTAGTGCTTTACTCCACACGGTCTGTGCAATGTGTTGAAATCACaatatttcatttgttataattcCCCCAGCTACTATTTTTGATTGTGACTTCCCCTCAAACTACTCAAACTGGAGACTACCAAATATGGTCAACAACAAGCAGCCACCTGCACACGTGTTGGTGTTGCATCTGCTCTGTGAAGGATGGTGTAAGAGCGGGGTTGTGTCTTCGATCAAGGAGTGTTCCGGTACTTTCAGTGAGACTTTAGAATAGCTCAGTAGCAATGTCTCAAGTTATTGGGAAGTGGCGATCCTGCCGGTCTCCGTCCTGTAGAGCTCAAGACACACTTTCAGTTTGCTCGGTGGACATCCAACGTGTTGATTAATACAGCCATTCTGTTTCTGAAGCTTTACTGCGTTGAGGTGCATTCATGAAATACGTTTATTCGTGATTATTGTGCTCAATTGTTTTTTGGGAAGAAAGTATGATGAGCTCAAAGCGACAGCTCatttctgctttttttgtttgagaTGCACATGCAAACTCTATCAACGACAGACAAACCCATCTCTTCTCTTGAAAATTAACTCAATACACCCATAAAATTGCATGTTTTTTCTCAAATAATGGTGCTCTAACAAAACACATCAAGGAATGTGTTCCAAACGTTCTCCAAAACTGATATTATCTGCTATTGTTATGACAATTCAAGCCAAGAATGtgttgagtattctgaaacttatgtattaattttaaaatgtcacaaatcatgactgtttttaaattgaaatattcAAACACAGCAGTACAGAAGAGGAGTTTCTAAATTCACAAAGGAATCCACAAACCATTTCAGCTTAAGGTCCAAGTCTTGAACTTTAGATCGTATCACATGCTGTTTATCAGCAAGTGGCATTTCCCCAAAGTCGTGTAAACATTTGAAACTCAACAAGTCTTCAACACATCTTAAGAAAAGGCCGATTTCTACACTGCTGAAGATTAAATGAAATGATCGAAAGCTCCGGAGCATCTTCTAAACCGACCTTGAGGTGAGATTGTTTTGTCAGATGTACAATATGAATCCAAAGTTGATGATTGGGGTCTTTGTGTGTCATAGACATATCAATTAAAATAGTAtagtagttatatatatatatatatatgaatcccatatgtgtgtgttttgttttgatatCTTAGTGATTAATACAATATATTGTCACctgccagagaccagagagacctgaAATAGTCAAATCATCTGAAGTGAACTGCCAGGGAACTCTTTCAACCGAACATCTCCACGTTAAAGAGAACATTCATGAAAAATATGAGCAACGAACTACCTGCACAACTACATGATACATTTTACAGTCACCAGCATACCTAAGAAAAGGCGGGATCATGTTTTTGTTCCTTCATAATGAAACTGAAATTCAGGAGAATTTGTCTCGCCCTTGTTGTGTAAGAGTCACAGTTGTGTCCTCACGAGTCCATTAGAAGTTCATCTTGCATTCATGTTTTGCATCCATATCCAGATTACCGCCAAATCCCCTTTGTGTGCTACTATATGCAGTGTCACAAATATCTCATGCATAATAGGAATCTCATGGTATGTGTACCATAAACATGTGTGGCGCTAACACACAGAATTAAATCTCTGTGAAATAATACATTAAAcattctatatttatatagaaatgGGGAAACCACTTCTAACATCAAGATGGGAGGTTCTGTTTTGGTtaatgtggagagagagactcagaCAAAACCTGAGAAATCATTTCACCCCACTGATGTGAAATGCCTGAAATTATAGTATGAACATGTTTTGCGCATTAATTTGCAACAGTGCCTCCAAttaacaaatacaaatgttgCCTCAGTGTTCCCATTAAGTCCAATGCAACCCAAGCTCCTATGCTGGAATaatatttaattagtttttctgTTCTCATCAAATTTGCAAATTTAAAATGACCAAAACAATTGATATGCAGTCAACCTTCGGTTGCCCAGGGTTCCTATTAACACTGGCCAATACAATTGGCTAGATATAGAAATGACATAATATCAGTTCAGTTGATAGactaaaaaattaaaacataaataatcaaAGCAGCAAATTGGCCTTTTCATCAATAGAAATATGACTGACATttataatgttttaattaataatgaatGCATTTTGAATGCCACATTGTTTCCCACAGGACCACAACAGTACTTTTGTGTTTCCTGTGCTCAGAGTGCGCTCTCTATCTACCTTTCCAGATAAAAGATTCTTGAGTGCATAATGTGAGCACTCGTTCTGTACTCCCACCTTCCCCAGGAGTACTCTACGACTCTTTAGTGTCTGAACCAAAGAAAATCCCACTTGTTCAATGTCGGTGCCGCCAGGTCACATTCCTTTGAAATCCCCCTGAAAAGGTTTAAACAATATTTGATATCCCTATCTTTTTTTTCGTTTGTGAGGACATATCCTTAAATGCAGGAAGCTTTGAAACTACTCAGAACAGAGCTACCAACtttcacggtttcgccgtgtgacacacgcttttgcatgttttcacacgctctcacgccacacaacaaatttctcacggcaaaagaaattctgattttgggccgaggcgcgttggtttcttttcaaactccgcgacgatagatggcgctaaggagcgcatctataaacctattcgctgcatagacatcctatttaccccaaagagtcccgaagtcagcaacagaagatgttcaaacagacacaacgagcagagactacggtgtgttaatgcagggctctcaagcaggcacgtgcacagatagagccctcgtggtgctcaagcaccagccctttgccctggatgagaaaagtgccctttttgctggagccactttttttcttcatttataagtatttaagaataaaaaatagtctctgtcatcaagtcctcccaaatgtgtttggatatctgtcggggcatttattggagttcttgtgagaatttcgccccgacccgctcctctccctcctcctcctccacttcctcctccgcgcaggtctcctcgcgccaccaaacgggtgcacctccttctcctctgacccgcagcatcagacacacaggtcatgagtcatgacggtgtttgtcccctgac
Proteins encoded in this window:
- the LOC130198054 gene encoding interleukin-6-like; its protein translation is MPSKVSQHPFSPRVFLSAVTLAALLLSASGAPLVDTPTDMPAGEPSGEEQAGPSDLLGVSPVWHAVLGATRRHQKEFEDEFQHEVKYHFLENYKVPSLPAGCPLSNFSKEACLHRLAHGLRIYTVLLKHVEKEYPGNLICSVVKYYSGLLINLIKHKMRNPEQVTALSSSQEAQLLAGLDHLDAFQRKMTAHSILRQLHHFLVDSKRAITKKEEGKNGRQAFGTHQLL